One bacterium genomic window, GGTGCGCGCTTTGCACCGCAATATCGTTCCGCTAGAATCCCCGCGCATCAACGCGATGATTCGGGGCGGGCACGCGCGAGCGCGGCGCCCGCCGTGTAACGAGATGTCCAAAGTCTGCCCCCATTGCGATTACCCGAATTTCGACGACGCGAAGACGTGTCGCCGATGCCGCCGCGATCTGCCGCGCCCGTGCCCGGAATGCGGCGGCGCGATCGCGGCCGGGGCCGGATTCTGCACGCATTGCGGCGCGATCTTCGACAAGAAGGTCGACACGTCCGTCTATCGCAAGGGACCGGCAAGCCCCGGCGACGAGCCCGGCGAGGCGACCAACGTCCGGCCCATCGCCTCTCGCCCCGTCAAGTTGAAGCACTGCATGGAATGCGGGCACACGGTCGATATCCGCG contains:
- a CDS encoding zinc ribbon domain-containing protein, yielding MSKVCPHCDYPNFDDAKTCRRCRRDLPRPCPECGGAIAAGAGFCTHCGAIFDKKVDTSVYRKGPASPGDEPGEATNVRPIASRPVKLKHCMECGHTVDIR